A part of Spiribacter vilamensis genomic DNA contains:
- a CDS encoding efflux RND transporter periplasmic adaptor subunit produces the protein MIRQPLLLAVLSLALIVVGPAGAQSDAAPVRLSPVTTGEAVTRLEAVGQSRARRSVTLYPEATGIVTAIKVDADQRVEAGGTLLTLDAEAERNEVERTRAELRDARRRLERYEPGIDQGMFSPTTIDDARREVELARLALERARIALNDRERLAPFAGYTGMTDIEVGQRVDPDTPITTLDDRTALTVRFQLAGQYFGQLTPGDEITLAAWARPGATVTGTIEAVDSRIDTTNGTFRVEARIDNRDDRFRPGMRFRVSTELPGPTHLRVPATSLQWGDNGAYVWIVRDGQARRVGVSLIARQSGHVLVEGELERDDRVVSEGAQRMRPGIEVRVIDPADLDDYPAIEAIRDTAAQ, from the coding sequence GCTATCCCTTGCCCTGATCGTGGTCGGGCCGGCCGGCGCCCAGTCTGATGCGGCGCCGGTACGTCTGAGCCCCGTCACGACCGGCGAGGCGGTCACGCGCCTGGAGGCAGTGGGTCAGTCGCGTGCCCGGCGCTCGGTGACCCTCTACCCGGAAGCCACCGGCATCGTGACCGCGATTAAAGTCGATGCCGATCAACGCGTCGAGGCCGGTGGCACCCTCCTCACCCTCGACGCCGAGGCGGAGCGCAACGAGGTCGAGCGCACCCGGGCAGAGCTTCGCGACGCCCGCCGACGGCTGGAACGCTACGAGCCCGGCATCGATCAGGGCATGTTCTCGCCGACCACCATCGACGATGCCCGACGCGAGGTCGAACTGGCCCGACTGGCACTGGAGCGTGCCCGGATCGCGCTTAACGACCGCGAGCGGCTCGCCCCCTTCGCGGGTTACACCGGCATGACCGATATCGAGGTCGGACAACGTGTTGACCCCGACACCCCGATCACCACGCTCGACGATCGCACCGCGCTTACGGTGCGCTTCCAGCTCGCCGGGCAGTACTTCGGGCAACTGACGCCGGGCGACGAGATCACCCTGGCCGCCTGGGCCCGCCCCGGGGCGACGGTGACCGGTACGATCGAGGCCGTCGACAGTCGAATCGACACCACCAATGGGACTTTTCGAGTCGAGGCGCGAATCGACAACCGGGACGATCGCTTCCGGCCGGGGATGCGCTTTCGTGTGAGCACCGAACTGCCCGGTCCGACCCATCTCCGGGTCCCGGCGACCAGTCTGCAGTGGGGCGATAACGGCGCCTACGTCTGGATCGTGCGTGACGGCCAGGCCCGGCGTGTCGGGGTGTCACTGATCGCTCGCCAGTCCGGGCATGTGCTGGTGGAAGGCGAGCTCGAGCGTGATGACCGAGTCGTCAGCGAGGGGGCGCAGCGCATGCGCCCCGGTATCGAGGTGCGCGTGATCGATCCGGCCGATCTCGATGACTATCCCGCCATCGAGGCGATCCGGGACACCGCCGCGCAATGA